The Paenibacillus sp. YPG26 genome includes a window with the following:
- the upp gene encoding uracil phosphoribosyltransferase → MGKLVICDHPLIQHKLTFIRDMRTNTKDFRELVDEVATLMAYEITRDVPLESIIVQTPVAETESKVISGRMLGLIPILRAGLGMLDGVLKLLPAAKVGHVGLFRDPETLQPVEYYVKLPTDVQERELIVIDPMLATGGSAIAAIESLKKRGCTQIKMMNLIAAPEGVKAVQDAHPDVDIYVAAMDERLDDHGYIIPGLGDAGDRLYGTK, encoded by the coding sequence ATGGGAAAATTAGTGATATGTGATCACCCGTTAATTCAACACAAACTTACTTTTATCCGCGATATGCGTACGAACACGAAGGATTTTCGTGAATTGGTGGATGAAGTCGCCACTTTGATGGCTTATGAGATTACAAGAGATGTGCCGCTCGAATCTATAATTGTACAGACTCCTGTTGCAGAGACCGAATCGAAGGTGATCTCCGGCCGTATGCTGGGCCTTATTCCGATTCTGCGCGCTGGCCTGGGGATGCTGGATGGCGTTCTCAAGCTGCTTCCTGCCGCCAAGGTAGGACATGTGGGCTTGTTCCGTGACCCTGAGACTTTGCAGCCGGTTGAGTACTACGTGAAGCTTCCCACAGATGTTCAAGAACGCGAACTGATCGTTATTGATCCTATGCTGGCAACCGGAGGTTCAGCAATTGCTGCTATAGAATCCCTTAAGAAGCGGGGCTGCACCCAGATCAAGATGATGAACCTGATCGCGGCTCCAGAGGGGGTTAAGGCGGTTCAGGATGCTCACCCGGATGTGGATATTTATGTAGCCGCAATGGATGAACGCCTCGACGATCATGGATACATCATTCCAGGTCTGGGAGATGCCGGAGACCGCTTGTACGGAACCAAGTAG